Within Amycolatopsis sp. FDAARGOS 1241, the genomic segment CGGCGTCAGCCGAAGACCAGCCCGATGACCTGCTTGAAGGCCAGGTCGAGGCCGCTCACGAGGGCCACCATGAACACCACGAACACCAGCACGACCGCGGTGTAGGTGACCATCTGCTTGCGATTGGGCCAGATGACCTTGCGCAGTTCCGCCCAGACCTCACGGATGAACCGCATGATCCGCGCGAAGACCGACGCCTTCTTCGGCTTCTGATCCCGCTTCGGGGTCGGCGCACCCTTGGCGTCGGCGGGCTTCGCGACCTTGTCGCCCGCCTTGCCGGACGGCCGCGTGCCGCCCGAACGCGCTTCGGACTTGCCGGACGGGCGGGCGGAAGCGCGGCGCTCGCGCCGAGCCGCGGCGGTCACCGGGCGGGACTCGACCCGGGGCTGCTTGCCCGACTCGTCCTGCTCGTGCTCGCCGCTGGCGTCGCTGTCGCTCACGACCACTCCTCCGCTCCACCAGTTCCCGTACGCAGGGGTGACAGGACTTGAACCTGCAACCTGCGGTTTTGGAGACCGCTGCTCTGCCAATTGAGCTACACCCCTGTGGAGCCCGGTCGCCCGGGCTCCGGAGGACGCATTCCATCGTCCCCACCATCCAGCGGGGACGACCGTAGTGCGTTCCGAGTTCCGAAGTCTACGGCAAGCCGGATCGAGACCCGCAACCGCGCCCCCTTCGATGGTCGGGCACCCCCGCGGGGACCCCCTCGACCTGCCGGCGCAGCCCGTCTGCGACACGCGCGGCACCGGCGGCCGCACCGTGCCAGGATGGCCCCGTGCGCCCATCCGCGATTAATCGGAAAACCGGTTCCAGCGCCGTGGTCAACGCTGCTTCCGCTCCCGTTCTCCCCCGGCCCACGACCGGTGCGCGGGTGCGTCGGAATGCCTTGTGGCATCGGGGAAATCACCGGTCGCTCCCGCTGATTCCATTGAGCTACCGCGAGGTTCGGCCGGGCGTGCGCGATCTTCGTCGTCACGCAAGGAAAACCGTCTTCGAGGAGGCCCGGTGACAGCGTTGCGACTCGGACTCGCCCTGCCGCAGTACGGCAAGCTCGCCGACCCCACGGCCGTCGCCGGATTCGCGGCCGCCGCCGAGGAGCTCGGGTACACCTCGCTGTGGGTCGGCGACCGCGTGCTCACCCCGCTCGAGCCCTCGGACCTGTACCCGGGAGGCGGGACACCGGAGCGGCCCTACCCGCCGGAGTTCGTCCGCTTCGTCGACCCGTTCGTCGCGTTGACGGCCGCGGCGAGCGCCACCCGCTCGGCGCGGCTCGGCACGAGCACGCTGTCCGCGCCGCTGTACACGCCGGTGCTGCTCGCACGCACGCTCACGTCACTCGACCTGCTCTCGGGCGGCCGCGTCGACGCCGGGTTCGGCCTCGGCTGGCTGCGTGACGAGTACACCGCCATCGGCGTGCCGTGGGCCGGCCGCGGCGCGCGCCTCGGCGAGCTGATCGAGGTCCTGCGCACGCTCTGGACCGCCGACCCGGCCGGCCACGACGGCGAACGCTGGCGGATCCCCGATGCGCACGTCGGCTTGCGGCCGGTGCAGAACCCGCACCCGCCCGTGCTGCTGGGCGGGATGTCGGAACGCGCGCTGCGCCGCGTGGGCGCGGTCGCCGACGGCTGGCTCCCGACGCTGCTGCCGAGGGAGTACTTGCGCCGGATGTGGTCCGTGATCACCGCGGCCGCGGCCGAAGCCGGCCGTGACCCGGCTTCGCTGCGGCGCGTGCTGCGGATCAACCCGCGCGAAGGCACGCCCGTCGGCACCGTGACCGACCTCGCCACGAGCCTCAAGGCGGTCGCGGACGAGGGCTTCACCGAAGCGTTCGTGGACCTGCACTACGTCGCGAACGACGTGGCGCACGCGGTGGAACTGGCCGGGGAGCTGCGCGCGGCCGTCGGCGCCCTCGTCGCCTAGGGGTCCGTGATCACCCGGACACCAGTCGTGGCGCCCTCGCGCGGACCGGTAGAAACGATCAGGTGGCGGGGAAGAAGCGCGGCGGCTGCGGGCTGCTGGTCCTGGTGGTCGTGGTCGCGCTGCTCGGCGTGGGCTACTCCAAGGCGAAGCACGGGTCGTCGACC encodes:
- a CDS encoding TIGR03619 family F420-dependent LLM class oxidoreductase; its protein translation is MTALRLGLALPQYGKLADPTAVAGFAAAAEELGYTSLWVGDRVLTPLEPSDLYPGGGTPERPYPPEFVRFVDPFVALTAAASATRSARLGTSTLSAPLYTPVLLARTLTSLDLLSGGRVDAGFGLGWLRDEYTAIGVPWAGRGARLGELIEVLRTLWTADPAGHDGERWRIPDAHVGLRPVQNPHPPVLLGGMSERALRRVGAVADGWLPTLLPREYLRRMWSVITAAAAEAGRDPASLRRVLRINPREGTPVGTVTDLATSLKAVADEGFTEAFVDLHYVANDVAHAVELAGELRAAVGALVA
- the secE gene encoding preprotein translocase subunit SecE — its product is MSDSDASGEHEQDESGKQPRVESRPVTAAARRERRASARPSGKSEARSGGTRPSGKAGDKVAKPADAKGAPTPKRDQKPKKASVFARIMRFIREVWAELRKVIWPNRKQMVTYTAVVLVFVVFMVALVSGLDLAFKQVIGLVFG